A genomic region of Balaenoptera acutorostrata chromosome 4, mBalAcu1.1, whole genome shotgun sequence contains the following coding sequences:
- the CD200R1 gene encoding cell surface glycoprotein CD200 receptor 1 isoform X1 — MLCTWITSDLQLPLILTLFLVTECISAVMEDLVTSNNSLMQEMGKDNYSWASTITSSMDRKQSTVTPPAEVNTSLSVLVGTKAVLSCPPVLWTSMLLSTWEIVLRDKLPCFRAFRGDTNETKGGNCTDERITWASRLDENPALQIDPVAITHDGYYRCQMVTPDGNFHRGYHLQVLVPPEVTLVQTENGTAVCKAVAGKPAAQISWTPEGDCVTEQKRHWGNGTVTIQSTCHWEGRHVPNVSCSVSHLTGNRSLSTELDQDAKTSAPLRILRIVPPIFIILVIVGSIWLLKISGCRKCKLKETEHTSVVEEDEMQPYASYTEKNNPLYDTTNRVKMSKVLQSEVDGMSLHTVYVPEV, encoded by the exons AATGCATAAGTGCAGTAATGGAAGATCTTGTTACATCAAACAACTCATTAATGCAGGAGATGGGCAAGGACAATTACAGTTGGG CTTCAACAATTACTTCATCTATGGACAGAAAGCAGAGCACTGTAACACCTCCTGCAGAAG ttaaCACTTCACTATCAGTACTAGTGGGTACAAAGGCTGTGCTCTCTTGCCCTCCTGTGCTGTGGACAAGTATGCTGCTATCAACATGGGAAATAGTCCTCAGAGACAAGTTGCCCTGCTTCAGAGCCTTCAGGGGTGATACAAATGAGACCAAGGGAGGAAACTGTACCGACGAGAGAATAACCTGGGCCTCCAGACTTGACGAGAATCCTGCCCTTCAGATTGATCCAGTGGCCATCACTCATGATGGGTATTACAGGTGTCAAATGGTAACACCTGATGGGAATTTCCATCGTGGATATCACCTCCAAGTGTTAG TGCCCCCTGAGGTGACCCTGGTTCAAACTGAGAATGGAACTGCAGTGTGCAAGGCAGTTGCAGGGAAGCCAGCTGCACAGATCTCCTGGACCCCAGAGGGAGATTGTGTCACTGAGCAAAAACGTCATTGGGGCAATGGCACAGTGACCATCCAGAGTACATGCCACTGGGAGGGCCGCCATGTACCTAATGTGTCCTGCTCTGTCTCCCACTTGACTGGCAACAGGAGTCTGTCCACAGAGCTGGATCAAG ATGCCAAAACATCAGCACCCTTAAGAATTTTACGTATCGTCCCCCCTATTTTTATTATCTTGGTCATCGTTGGATCCATTTGGCTTTTGAAAATCAGTGGCTGCAG aaaATGTAAATTGAAAGAAACAGAACATACTTCAGTTGTTGAGGAG GATGAAATGCAGCCCTATGCCAGCTACACAGAGAAGAACAATCCACTTTATGATACTACAAACAGGGTGAAGATGTCTAAGGTGTTACAAAGTGAAGTTGATGGGATGAGTCTCCATACTGTATATGTTCCTGAAGTGTAG
- the CD200R1 gene encoding cell surface glycoprotein CD200 receptor 1 isoform X2, producing MLCTWITSDLQLPLILTLFLVTASTITSSMDRKQSTVTPPAEVNTSLSVLVGTKAVLSCPPVLWTSMLLSTWEIVLRDKLPCFRAFRGDTNETKGGNCTDERITWASRLDENPALQIDPVAITHDGYYRCQMVTPDGNFHRGYHLQVLVPPEVTLVQTENGTAVCKAVAGKPAAQISWTPEGDCVTEQKRHWGNGTVTIQSTCHWEGRHVPNVSCSVSHLTGNRSLSTELDQDAKTSAPLRILRIVPPIFIILVIVGSIWLLKISGCRKCKLKETEHTSVVEEDEMQPYASYTEKNNPLYDTTNRVKMSKVLQSEVDGMSLHTVYVPEV from the exons CTTCAACAATTACTTCATCTATGGACAGAAAGCAGAGCACTGTAACACCTCCTGCAGAAG ttaaCACTTCACTATCAGTACTAGTGGGTACAAAGGCTGTGCTCTCTTGCCCTCCTGTGCTGTGGACAAGTATGCTGCTATCAACATGGGAAATAGTCCTCAGAGACAAGTTGCCCTGCTTCAGAGCCTTCAGGGGTGATACAAATGAGACCAAGGGAGGAAACTGTACCGACGAGAGAATAACCTGGGCCTCCAGACTTGACGAGAATCCTGCCCTTCAGATTGATCCAGTGGCCATCACTCATGATGGGTATTACAGGTGTCAAATGGTAACACCTGATGGGAATTTCCATCGTGGATATCACCTCCAAGTGTTAG TGCCCCCTGAGGTGACCCTGGTTCAAACTGAGAATGGAACTGCAGTGTGCAAGGCAGTTGCAGGGAAGCCAGCTGCACAGATCTCCTGGACCCCAGAGGGAGATTGTGTCACTGAGCAAAAACGTCATTGGGGCAATGGCACAGTGACCATCCAGAGTACATGCCACTGGGAGGGCCGCCATGTACCTAATGTGTCCTGCTCTGTCTCCCACTTGACTGGCAACAGGAGTCTGTCCACAGAGCTGGATCAAG ATGCCAAAACATCAGCACCCTTAAGAATTTTACGTATCGTCCCCCCTATTTTTATTATCTTGGTCATCGTTGGATCCATTTGGCTTTTGAAAATCAGTGGCTGCAG aaaATGTAAATTGAAAGAAACAGAACATACTTCAGTTGTTGAGGAG GATGAAATGCAGCCCTATGCCAGCTACACAGAGAAGAACAATCCACTTTATGATACTACAAACAGGGTGAAGATGTCTAAGGTGTTACAAAGTGAAGTTGATGGGATGAGTCTCCATACTGTATATGTTCCTGAAGTGTAG